From Flaviflexus ciconiae:
CAGATGGAACACGAGCAGATTTTCCCGAGGCCAGGCTGGGTTGAGCACGACCCGATCGAGATCCGTGACAACGTTCGCGAGGTAATTGGTATGGCCCTGGGTAAGGCCGATATCAACCGCCACGAGATCGCCTCCGTCGGTATCACCAACCAGCGTGAGACGGCAGTTGTCTGGGACAAGAACACGGGCCAGCCGGTCTACAACGCCATCGTTTGGCAGGACACCCGTACCGACAAGATCGCACGCGAGCTTGGCGGGGACGAAGGCGCGGAGAAGTACAAGGAGCGCGTCGGTCTGCCGCTCGCCACCTACTTCTCGGGCCCGAAGATCAAGTGGATCCTCGACAACGTTGAGGGAGCACGCGAGAAGGCTGAAGCGGGCGACCTCCTGTTCGGCAACACCGACGCATGGGTTCTCTGGAACCTGACCGGTGGTGTTGACGGCGGCGTCCACGCAACCGACGTCACCAACGCTTCGCGCACCATGCTCATGGATGTTCGCAAGCTCGAGTGGGATCCCGAGATCTGCGCCGACATGGGCATTCCCATGTCGATGCTCCCGAGATTAGGTCCTCCTCCGAGGTTTACGGCCACGGCGCCAAGAACACCCTCATCATCGACACCCCGATCGCGGGTATCCTCGGTGACCAGCAGGCAGCCACCTTCGGCCAGGCTTGCTTCGAGAAGGGCATGGCGAAGAACACCTACGGCACCGGTAACTTCATGCTCATCAACACCGGTCAGGAAGCCGTTACCTCCAAGAACGGCCTGCTCACCACCGTCTGCTACAAGATCGGTGACGCTCCGGCCGTGTACGCACTCGAGGGCTCCATCGCTGTCACGGGCTCGCTCGTCCAGTGGCTGCGCGACAACCTCAACATGATCAACTCCGCACCGGAGATTGAGACCCTTGCTGAGACCGTTGAGGACAACGGCGGTGTTTACGTCGTCCCCGCCTTCTCGGGCCTCTTCGCTCCGTACTGGAAGGACGATGCTCGCGGCGCGATCGTCGGCCTCACCCGCTTCAACAACAAGGGCCACATTGCCCGCGCAGTCCTCGAGGCAACCGCCTTCCAGACTGCCGAGGTTCTCGAGGCAATGAACGCCGACTCCGGCGCCGACCTCACCGAGCTCCGCGTTGACGGCGGCATGATCGCCAACAAAGCTCTCATGCAGTTCCAGGCCGACATCCTCGGCGTGGACGTTGTTGCTCCCAAGGTTGCGGAGACCACCGCTCTCGGTGCCGCCTACGCGGCAGGCATCGCTGTCGACTTCTGGCAGGGCGAGCAGGACGTCATCAACAACTGGCAGGAAGGCTCCCGCTGGACGCCCGAAATGGACGAGAACGAGCGTGCACGTCAGATGCGTCTCTGGAAGAAGGCCGTTACCCGCACCTTCGACTGGGTCGACGAGGATGTCACCAACGCCTGATCACCTGATCAAGCCATTCGATAGTCAATAGTCGACGGTAGGCCCGAACAGCTCAAACTGTTCGGGCCTACCGCTATCTATTTCCGCAAATATTCCCGTTGAGAACATCCGCATTGATACCAACCTCGAGGAGCCGTCTTTTCCGCAAAGCGCTCGGCTTCCCAGGGTTTCGCTGACAGCTCTCAAGCCTTGGGTTTAGCCCGCAGTCGTTGCGATAACCACTGCGGCAAAGTTCTACTAGACCCATTCGGCAGTGTCGGGATCCACTCCATTTGCTCGGGCGTTAGCTTCGACGATGTCTCGCACCCACCGGGCAAGGCCCGGGGCGCGATCATCGTAGTGGGATTGGAAGCGCGGGTCTTCCGTGTACAGGCGTGCCATGAGCACCTGCTTCGAATGGGTTGTTTCGACCCACTCTCCCACCCAGCCGCGGTGTAGCTCGGCCAGTTCGTTGGCTCGTTCGGTGCCCGGTTCAACACCTTCCTCGAAGGCCTCCGCCAGCTTCTCCTCGAGCACGTTAATGTTGCGTTTCGCTACCTTCCAATCATCCGCAGTCATGTTGCTCACGCGCTTGTTGGACTGTTTCCACGCGTCACTCTCACCCCAGCGTTCTTCCGCTTCGTCTTCCCACGCCGGATTCCAATCCGGCCCAAGAATCTCGGCCCGCTGTGCGGCGGTAAGTTTTCTTCCCATTCCTTTTTCCCTCAACAGTTGATCAACAGCAGAGATCTTCTGCTGAAGGTGGGAGATCCTGGCAACGAGAAGCTTTCTTTGCTGTTCCAGATGTTCGCGCTCACCGAGCGCAGGCTCACCCAGAACCTCAGCGATGATCGATAGTGGCATGCCGGTCTCGCGGTACACGAGGACCGTTTCGATCCGGTGGACATCCGATTCGGAATAGAGCCGATAGTCGGCACTTGACCGTCCACTCGGCACCGCAAGACCAATCTCGTCCCAGTGGTGCAAGGTCCGCACACTCACTCCAACGAGCTCTGCAACCTGCCCCACCGTCATACCCGGTTCATCTCTCACGCTCATAGCATCCAGCCTGACGTTGCGTCAGGGTCAAGGCAAGCGGGATGGCGGTTTTGCCACCCAAAGTCAGGTCACGTGACCGAACGCCCGCGAGTCGGCCGTCTCTGCCCTGTAGTGAGAAGATGGTTGAGCAGACATGACTTGAAGGAGCCGCAGTGAACCGTAGCCAGGACGCTTACATTTTCGATCTCGATGGAACCCTCACCCCGATCGGAGCTGACGCCGAGCAGGATGTTCTCGATGCGTTGGCAGCTCTGTCAGCCACGGGAGCGACGATCATTGTCGCGACGGGCAGAACCCTCAATGCTGGAGTGGCGGTTCTCGAGGGAGCAAACATCCCCGGTTATGTCGTGGCGGCCAACGGCGGCGTGATTGCTCAGCAGCCCGGCACCGAAATCCTGCGTCGCTCGGTCATGGACGATTCTCTGATTTCCGAGCTTGTCGCTATCGGCCGCGAAGCAGGTGCGGACATTGCACTGTTCCGCACCCACGACCTGGTCATGGAACAGGACGGGATAGCGGCAGAACACACGAGAAACGGCAACTCGCAGGTGCCGATCAGCTTTGAACCCATCGACGATGCTGACTGGAGCGACGTCATCAAGGTCATGTACTGGGGACTGCCAGATCTTCTCGAGAAGCAGGTTCCTCTCATGAGAGCAAAGCAACCGAACATCGTTCAGTCCATGGATACCGTGGCGGAGATGTCGGCACCGGGTTCCGGCAAGGAGGGCGCACTGACCTGGCTGGCGGAGCGCCTCGGCATTGATCTGAACAACTGCCTCGGTATCGGCGATTCCGGTAACGACCTGGACTGGTTGCCTCGCATGGCGCACTCGGTCGCACCCGACAACTCCTCCCCGAGGTCAAGACGGTTGTCGACGAGGTTATCGGCAGCCAGGAATCGGGCGCAGTCGTCCGCTACATCGAGGAGCTCGCAAAGAGCCGCTAGGTAAGCTCAAGCCACACTACTGATCGGGGCAAGCCCGGCATAACACCAAACCTGCCCCGATCAATAATCAGCTCCGACTTAGCCGCTTCATGGATAGTTGCTACTCCATTGCGCAGCCGCCGTTGTCCTAGCTGTTCTTGCGTTCATGGATGGAGCGCTGGATGCCCTTGAGGCGTGCCATGACATCATTGGTTCCGCGACCGAAGTAGTCGTGGAGTGTCAGGTACTCCTCGTACAGAAGGTCGTACTTCTTGGCGGCGTCCTCGTTCGGCACGTAGGCGTGTTCGATCTTGGAGCCCATAGCATTAGCTGCCTCGTACACGTTCGGGTAGGCACCCGCCGCAACTGCACCGTAGATCGCTGCGCCGAGGGAGCCTGCGAGGTTCGATCCGGAGATTGAGAGCGGGATACGGGTGATGTCGGCGTAGATCTGCATGAGGAACTTGTTCTTCAGCAGGCCGCCGGCGGCCACGATCTCGTTGATCTCCACTCCGTGCTGGAGGAAGTTCTCGATAATGACCCGCAAGCCAAAGCCGGTTGCTTCCAGGTAGGCGCGGTAGATCTCTTCGGGCCGGGTGTTGAGCGTCATGCCGACCAGCGTGCCCGACAGGGCACCGTTGTTGAGGATCGAACGGTTTCCGTTGTGCCAGTCGAGAGCGATGAGACCATGCTCGCCGATCTCCTGCTCGGCACCCTTCTCTGTGAGGAGTTCGTGGACGGAGATTCCGCGGCGGTTGGCCTCGTTCTGGTATTCGCCGGGAACGATGTTGTCGACGATCCAGGCAAAGATGTCACCCACACCGGTCTGTCCGCCCTCGTAGCCCCACAGCCCCGCGGAGATACCACCGTTGGCGATACCA
This genomic window contains:
- a CDS encoding MerR family transcriptional regulator, which produces MRDEPGMTVGQVAELVGVSVRTLHHWDEIGLAVPSGRSSADYRLYSESDVHRIETVLVYRETGMPLSIIAEVLGEPALGEREHLEQQRKLLVARISHLQQKISAVDQLLREKGMGRKLTAAQRAEILGPDWNPAWEDEAEERWGESDAWKQSNKRVSNMTADDWKVAKRNINVLEEKLAEAFEEGVEPGTERANELAELHRGWVGEWVETTHSKQVLMARLYTEDPRFQSHYDDRAPGLARWVRDIVEANARANGVDPDTAEWV
- a CDS encoding HAD-IIB family hydrolase, yielding MNRSQDAYIFDLDGTLTPIGADAEQDVLDALAALSATGATIIVATGRTLNAGVAVLEGANIPGYVVAANGGVIAQQPGTEILRRSVMDDSLISELVAIGREAGADIALFRTHDLVMEQDGIAAEHTRNGNSQVPISFEPIDDADWSDVIKVMYWGLPDLLEKQVPLMRAKQPNIVQSMDTVAEMSAPGSGKEGALTWLAERLGIDLNNCLGIGDSGNDLDWLPRMAHSVAPDNSSPRSRRLSTRLSAARNRAQSSATSRSSQRAAR